The following proteins are co-located in the Apium graveolens cultivar Ventura chromosome 5, ASM990537v1, whole genome shotgun sequence genome:
- the LOC141659560 gene encoding uncharacterized protein LOC141659560 isoform X1, with translation MNTLVSHHHISVVCSLRRHHRRRRNSFPQQPPPTTSTDSNNLQLTIDLVSLSPLSLQTRLNKLLTTSTDAYNDLKTLVQIDSNKHVRISCKKSTVTFLIHVLVCGIVVALGFRVLGKLVKLFKSRGSSLREAVVTRRDRSLGGKEVVVGNVSRGRVLESPLESREFTGGMFKGITRNWGKTKGNRLPDWWPKSTSVSVSVGDDNEEYQRQANRLIRAIMDYRMSGKDIWMDDVVQLRQVCRISGVKVNIDTANSRDSLYRASVDFVLNICSNVPDPSAFVQIIGEDAREFIAGLADNIVLEKDRAARMVTAAVAARTRSWLLQAWALEMQGKHAEAVRELSKLSLTHSIFPPEESSPEMEMVARGLEKHLKLEQREYLMNLYVEVCGDETHRSVAEALGLPLQTISPESLNDRRNEYTQLN, from the exons ATGAACACTCTCGTCTCTCACCACCACATCTCCGTCGTCTGCTCTCTCCGGCGCCACCACCGCCGGCGCCGTAACAGCTTCCCCCAACAACCTCCTCCAACAACCTCAACCGACTCCAACAACCTCCAACTAACAATCGACCTAGTCTCCTTATCTCCACTCTCTCTCCAAACACGCCTTAACAAACTCCTAACAACCTCAACCGACGCTTATAACGACCTCAAAACACTCGTACAAATCGACTCCAACAAGCACGTGCGCATCTCGTGTAAAAAATCGACCGTTACATTTTTAATTCACGTGCTAGTTTGCGGGATTGTTGTTGCTTTAGGGTTTAGAGTTTTGGGGAAGTTAGTTAAGTTATTTAAGAGCAGAGGAAGTAGTTTACGAGAGGCGGTGGTTACGAGACGAGATAGGAGTTTAGGAGGGAAGGAAGTTGTTGTGGGGAATGTGAGTAGAGGAAGGGTGTTGGAAAGTCCGTTGGAGTCTAGGGAGTTTACGGGTGGGATGTTTAAGGGAATTACGAGGAATTGGGGGAAGACGAAGGGGAATAGGTTGCCGGATTGGTGGCCTAAGAGCACGAGTGTTAGTGTGAGTGTGGGGGATGATAATGAGGAGTATCAGAGACAGGCTAATAGACTTATTAGAG CAATCATGGATTATCGAATGAGCGGAAAGGACATATGGATGGATGATGTAGTACAA TTGCGTCAAGTATGCCGTATTTCTGGAGTAAAGGTGAACATTGACACGGCTAACTCACGTGATTCATTATATCGTGCATCTGTTGATTTTGTTCTCAACATATGTAGCAA TGTGCCAGACCCATCTGCGTTTGTTCAGATTATTGGTGAGGATGCCAGGGAATTCATTGCTGGACTTGCTGATAACATTGTGCTAGAAAAGGACCGTGCTGCAAGAATGGTTACTGCAGCAGTTGCTGCTCGTACACGCTCATGGCTTTTACAAGCATGG GCTTTAGAAATGCAAGGCAAACATGCTGAAGCAGTGAGGGAACTGTCAAAGTTGTCTCTTACTCACAGCATATTTCCTCCTGAAGAAAGCTCT CCTGAGATGGAAATGGTGGCTAGAGGCCTTGAGAAGCATTTAAAACTAGAACAAAGGGAGTATCTTATGAATTTGTACGTAGAAGTGTGTGGTGATGAGACTCATAGAAGTGTGGCTGAAGCTCTGGGTTTG CCGTTGCAGACTATATCACCAGAAAGTCTAAATGATCGACGGAACGAGTATACACAACTGAACTGA
- the LOC141659560 gene encoding uncharacterized protein LOC141659560 isoform X2, whose amino-acid sequence MNTLVSHHHISVVCSLRRHHRRRRNSFPQQPPPTTSTDSNNLQLTIDLVSLSPLSLQTRLNKLLTTSTDAYNDLKTLVQIDSNKHVRISCKKSTVTFLIHVLVCGIVVALGFRVLGKLVKLFKSRGSSLREAVVTRRDRSLGGKEVVVGNVSRGRVLESPLESREFTGGMFKGITRNWGKTKGNRLPDWWPKSTSVSVSVGDDNEEYQRQANRLIRAIMDYRMSGKDIWMDDVVQLRQVCRISGVKVNIDTANSRDSLYRASVDFVLNICSNVPDPSAFVQIIGEDAREFIAGLADNIVLEKDRAARMVTAAVAARTRSWLLQAWPEMEMVARGLEKHLKLEQREYLMNLYVEVCGDETHRSVAEALGLPLQTISPESLNDRRNEYTQLN is encoded by the exons ATGAACACTCTCGTCTCTCACCACCACATCTCCGTCGTCTGCTCTCTCCGGCGCCACCACCGCCGGCGCCGTAACAGCTTCCCCCAACAACCTCCTCCAACAACCTCAACCGACTCCAACAACCTCCAACTAACAATCGACCTAGTCTCCTTATCTCCACTCTCTCTCCAAACACGCCTTAACAAACTCCTAACAACCTCAACCGACGCTTATAACGACCTCAAAACACTCGTACAAATCGACTCCAACAAGCACGTGCGCATCTCGTGTAAAAAATCGACCGTTACATTTTTAATTCACGTGCTAGTTTGCGGGATTGTTGTTGCTTTAGGGTTTAGAGTTTTGGGGAAGTTAGTTAAGTTATTTAAGAGCAGAGGAAGTAGTTTACGAGAGGCGGTGGTTACGAGACGAGATAGGAGTTTAGGAGGGAAGGAAGTTGTTGTGGGGAATGTGAGTAGAGGAAGGGTGTTGGAAAGTCCGTTGGAGTCTAGGGAGTTTACGGGTGGGATGTTTAAGGGAATTACGAGGAATTGGGGGAAGACGAAGGGGAATAGGTTGCCGGATTGGTGGCCTAAGAGCACGAGTGTTAGTGTGAGTGTGGGGGATGATAATGAGGAGTATCAGAGACAGGCTAATAGACTTATTAGAG CAATCATGGATTATCGAATGAGCGGAAAGGACATATGGATGGATGATGTAGTACAA TTGCGTCAAGTATGCCGTATTTCTGGAGTAAAGGTGAACATTGACACGGCTAACTCACGTGATTCATTATATCGTGCATCTGTTGATTTTGTTCTCAACATATGTAGCAA TGTGCCAGACCCATCTGCGTTTGTTCAGATTATTGGTGAGGATGCCAGGGAATTCATTGCTGGACTTGCTGATAACATTGTGCTAGAAAAGGACCGTGCTGCAAGAATGGTTACTGCAGCAGTTGCTGCTCGTACACGCTCATGGCTTTTACAAGCATGG CCTGAGATGGAAATGGTGGCTAGAGGCCTTGAGAAGCATTTAAAACTAGAACAAAGGGAGTATCTTATGAATTTGTACGTAGAAGTGTGTGGTGATGAGACTCATAGAAGTGTGGCTGAAGCTCTGGGTTTG CCGTTGCAGACTATATCACCAGAAAGTCTAAATGATCGACGGAACGAGTATACACAACTGAACTGA
- the LOC141659560 gene encoding uncharacterized protein LOC141659560 isoform X3, with protein MDYRMSGKDIWMDDVVQLRQVCRISGVKVNIDTANSRDSLYRASVDFVLNICSNVPDPSAFVQIIGEDAREFIAGLADNIVLEKDRAARMVTAAVAARTRSWLLQAWALEMQGKHAEAVRELSKLSLTHSIFPPEESSPEMEMVARGLEKHLKLEQREYLMNLYVEVCGDETHRSVAEALGLPLQTISPESLNDRRNEYTQLN; from the exons ATGGATTATCGAATGAGCGGAAAGGACATATGGATGGATGATGTAGTACAA TTGCGTCAAGTATGCCGTATTTCTGGAGTAAAGGTGAACATTGACACGGCTAACTCACGTGATTCATTATATCGTGCATCTGTTGATTTTGTTCTCAACATATGTAGCAA TGTGCCAGACCCATCTGCGTTTGTTCAGATTATTGGTGAGGATGCCAGGGAATTCATTGCTGGACTTGCTGATAACATTGTGCTAGAAAAGGACCGTGCTGCAAGAATGGTTACTGCAGCAGTTGCTGCTCGTACACGCTCATGGCTTTTACAAGCATGG GCTTTAGAAATGCAAGGCAAACATGCTGAAGCAGTGAGGGAACTGTCAAAGTTGTCTCTTACTCACAGCATATTTCCTCCTGAAGAAAGCTCT CCTGAGATGGAAATGGTGGCTAGAGGCCTTGAGAAGCATTTAAAACTAGAACAAAGGGAGTATCTTATGAATTTGTACGTAGAAGTGTGTGGTGATGAGACTCATAGAAGTGTGGCTGAAGCTCTGGGTTTG CCGTTGCAGACTATATCACCAGAAAGTCTAAATGATCGACGGAACGAGTATACACAACTGAACTGA
- the LOC141659562 gene encoding PTI1-like tyrosine-protein kinase 3 has translation MRRWLCCSCHAEESYPSNEGGSFKGRTHAEGHHKGSVVAAPIKVEVEKPVPIIEVPALSFDELIEKTVNFGSESLIGEGSSGRVYFANLSIGKDVAVKKLDVATEAESNTEFLSQVAMVSSLKHDNFVELLGYCVQGNIRILAYEFATMGSLHDILHGRKGVQGAQPGPVLDWMQRVRIAVDAARGLEYLHEKVQPSIIHRDVRSSNVLLFEDFKAKIADFNLSNQAPDNAARLHSTRVLGTFGYHAPEYAMTGQLTQKSDVYSFGVVLLELLTGRKPVDHTMPRGQQSLVTWATPRLSEDKVKQCVDPKLKGEYPPKAVAKLAAVAALCVQYESEFRPNMSIVVKALQPLLRTAAPPPEI, from the exons ATGCGCAGGTGGTTGTGCTGCTCTTGCCATGCAGAAGAGTCCTATCCTTCAAACGAGGGTGGTTCTTTCAAAGGGAGGACTCATGCAGAAG GGCACCATAAAGGTTCAGTAGTAGCTGCTCCTATCAAAGTTGAAGTCGAGAAACCGGTGCCAATCATTGAAGTACCTGCACTTTCTTTTGATGAGTTGATTGAGAAAACTGTCAATTTTGGTTCTGAGTCATTGATAGGGGAAGGATCTTCTGGAAGAGTATATTTTGCCAACTTAAGTATTGGAAAAGATGTGGCTGTtaaaaagcttgatgttgcaACTGAGGCCGAGTCGAATACTGAGTTTCTGAGTCAG GTGGCCATGGTTTCGTCTCTAAAACATGATAATTTTGTTGAATTGCTGGGTTATTGCGTTCAAGGCAATATCCGTATATTGGCATATGAGTTTGCTACAATGGGGTCTTTACATGACATTTTGCACG GTAGGAAGGGAGTGCAAGGGGCACAACCTGGTCCTGTTCTTGACTGGATGCAGCGTGTAAGAATTGCTGTCGATGCAGCAAGGGGACTAGAGTATTTGCATGAGAAGGTTCAACCTTCTATAATACACAGAGATGTCAGATCTTCTAATGTGCTTTTATTCGAGGACTTCAAAGCCAAGATTGCAGATTTTAACCTTTCTAATCAAGCGCCTGATAATGCTGCTCGCCTTCACTCTACCCGAGTTTTAGGAACTTTCGGTTATCATGCGCCTGA ATATGCCATGACTGGACAGTTAACACAGAAAAGTGATGTCTACAGCTTTGGAGTTGTTCTCTTGGAGCTTTTGACTGGAAGAAAACCCGTTGATCATACCATGCCTCGAGGACAGCAGAGTCTTGTCACTTGG GCAACCCCAAGATTAAGCGAAGACAAAGTTAAACAATGTGTGGATCCAAAGCTCAAGGGGGAGTATCCTCctaaagcagttgcaaag CTGGCAGCTGTAGCAGCATTATGTGTCCAGTACGAATCCGAGTTTAGGCCAAATATGAGCATTGTTGTAAAGGCTCTTCAACCGCTTCTGAGGACTGCTGCCCCACCTCCTGAGATATAG
- the LOC141659563 gene encoding 2-isopropylmalate synthase A-like, translated as MASSLSSISSSHSPIKPSLFNFTFKPKLTKTLAKTLIKPSFPILRCSIISRPQYIPNHIPNPHYIRIFDTTLRDGEQSPGATMTAKEKLDIARQLAKLGVDIIEAGFPAASEADLEAVRMIAKEIGNNVLENEYVPVICGLARCNKKDIDAAWEAVRFAKRPRIHTFIATSEIHMKYKLKKSKEEVVERARSMVAYARSLGCEDVEFSPEDAGRSEREFLYHILEEVIKAGATTLNIPDTVGYTVPSEFGQLIADIKANTPGIENVIISTHCQNDLGLSTANTLAGACAGARQVEVTINGIGERAGNASLEEVVMALKCRGEQIMGGLYTGIDTKHIVMASKMVEEYSGLLVQPHKAIVGANAFAHESGIHQDGMLKHKNTYEIISPEDIGLHRSDESGIVLGKLSGRHAFRSKLLELGYDIDGKEFDDLFWNFKSVAEKKKNITDDDLIALVSDEVFQPQVVWKLGDVQVTCGSLGLSTATVRLIAADGVEHTACSVGTGPVDAAYKAVDLIVKVPVSLLEYSMNGVTAGIDAIASTRVLICEEVFNASTNAYTGQAVQRKFSGTGASMDIVIASVRAYVGALNKLLGIRKPKVEEYAGTEAAQSL; from the exons ATGGCATCTTCACTCTCCTCAATCTCATCTTCTCACTCTCCAATCAAACCTTCACTTTTCAATTTCACTTTCAAACCTAAACTCACCAAAACCCTAGCTAAAACCCTAATTAAACCCTCCTTCCCAATCCTCCGTTGCTCAATCATCTCGCGGCCTCAATACATCCCCAACCACATCCCCAATCCTCACTACATTCGCATTTTCGACACGACTCTTCGCGACGGCGAGCAGTCGCCAGGCGCTACTATGACTGCCAAAGAGAAGCTGGACATTGCCAGACAGTTGGCGAAACTCGGTGTGGATATAATTGAGGCAGGCTTTCCTGCTGCCTCGGAGGCTGATCTCGAGGCGGTTAGGATGATTGCAAAAGAGATTGGAAATAATGTATTGGAGAATGAGTATGTGCCGGTTATTTGTGGGCTGGCGAGGTGTAATAAGAAGGATATTGATGCCGCGTGGGAGGCGGTTAGGTTTGCTAAGAGGCCGAGGATTCACACGTTTATTGCCACGAGTGAGATTCATATGAAGTATAAGTTGAAGAAGAGTAAGGAGGAGGTTGTGGAGAGGGCGAGGAGTATGGTGGCATATGCGAGGAGTTTGGGGTGTGAGGATGTTGAGTTTAGTCCTGAGGATGCTGGAAG GTCTGAAAGGGAATTTTTGTACCACATTTTAGAGGAAGTTATCAAAGCTGGAGCTACAACTCTTAATATTCCTGACACTGTTGGCTATACTGTGCCTAGTGAGTTTGGACAATTGATTGCTGACATTAAGGCCAACACCCCTGGAATTGAAAATGTCATCATTTCAACACATTGCCAAAATGATCTTGGGCTTTCTACTGCAAATACTTTAGCG GGGGCATGTGCAGGCGCGAGACAAGTAGAAGTGACCATCAATGGCATTGGTGAGAGAGCTGGTAATGCTTCTTTGGAGGAG GTTGTTATGGCACTCAAATGCCGCGGGGAACAAATAATGGGTGGTCTTTATACTGGCATTGATACTAAACACATCGTTATGGCTAGCAAAATG GTAGAAGAGTACAGTGGGCTCCTTGTGCAACCACACAAGGCTATAGTTGGAGCTAATGCTTTTGCACATGAAAGTGGTATCCATCAG GATGGAATGCTTAAGCATAAAAATACGTATGAGATTATATCTCCTGAAGATATTGGGCTTCATCGCTCTGATGAATCTGGTATTGTCCTTGGAAAACTTAG TGGGCGGCATGCTTTTAGATCTAAACTTTTGGAG CTTGGATATGACATTGATGGGAAGGAATTCGATGATCTTTTCTGGAATTTCAAGTCTGTAGCTGAAAAGAAAAAG AATATTACAGATGACGACTTAATAGCACTAGTTTCGGATGAAGTTTTTCAGCCTCAAGTTGTTTGGAAGCTAGGTGATGTACAA GTTACATGTGGGAGTCTCGGTCTGTCAACAGCAACTGTTCGACTGATTGCTGCTGATGGCGTAGAACATACTGCTTGTTCAGTCGGAACAGGACCAGTTGATGCAGCATATAAGGCAGTCGATCTCATTGTAAAG GTACCTGTATCACTTCTTGAATACTCCATGAATGGAGTTACAGCAGGTATTGATGCTATAGCCAGCACCCGTGTTTTAATATGCGAGGAAGTTTTCAATGCATCAACTAATGCATACACAGGACAAGCTGTTCAACGCAAATTTAG TGGAACTGGTGCATCAATGGATATCGTTATTGCTAGTGTTCGAGCCTATGTTGGTGCCTTGAACAAACTGCTAGGAATCAGAAAACCAAAGGTTGAAGAATATGCAGGGACAGAAGCTGCACAATCTCTGTAG